AATTTCGAACACTTCAAGCACCCTTTTTAATTAGTGATTTTCGCAAGTTAGGGATTTAATGAaatcccagtttttttttttttcatttcaaaattacaaaacccACTCAATAACACTTTCAATGTGTCACATGATTCAGATTTGCAAAGTCACCATCAATGTGTCACATGGTTCAGATTTGTAAAGTCAGACTACATGACTGCAATCTTAAAGTCTTTTTACTGAAATCGAAGAATAGAGTGTAATTAAATcagttttacaaaaataagaatctAAGATaacaaataatagaaaaacatatttaaaatgtttctgCATGAACATAGAACtccaaaataattaaaccttaaGAGAAAAAAGGACAAAACTTTTACAATCTATTATCGTCACAATTggtttgtttttcaaataaattcaaaatttattggtataattcatattttattagatatatgAAGTCTAAATTGTAAATGTGATGGTAAGAGTATTaagttttttctatttaaaaattaactgCAACCTAATTGTGATAATTTATAAAAGGTTATCCGAAGGAAAACATTGAAGCTAATATAATATGATACAGTAAGTTTTTCCCAATTTAAAATTGATGTGATAACTGATAAAATAggttttacaaagaaaaacGTTGAAGCTAATATAACGCtatataagttttaaaagtaaatgTTCATAATTTGCCTtgatagataaaataatttattcattaatttttaaagtaacCGATTTCAAAGTTATTTAACATGACGTGTGAAcgttatattaaaatgttggtatattaatttattttattatattagaaattaaaaataatatttatttagtataaaataaaataaaaaggtttaattgcttcctttgtccccagtttggttgaattgtgtcaaattcatcctcattttttaaaaagtttcattgtcgtcctcacgtggtgtaaaagtgtcaattgaatccaaacatagaaaaaatttgtgtcaatatagtcatctccgttaaatacacactaacggtgttaagtggctgaCATCCACGTCACCATCAGCGTCCCCAACAACCAGCTCCTCGCAATCGGTTCCTCCAACGCTACTGCCTCCTCCTGGATCCGCAAAAACGTCGCCGCATTCCGCCCCGCCACCCTCCGCCGTCTCAGTCGGCGATGAGGTCCTCACCACACTCCCCTCCGCCGCGCCGCTCCTCCTCCCCACACTCCTCTCCCTCCACGCCAATCTCCGCCGTCTCCCTGGTCCACACGCCCAATCCAACGCAGCCTGCAAAACTTTCAAATCAACACCATCCCCAGCAACACAGTATGTCTGATTAGCATTATCATCCACAACCTTTGATCAAGAATAACagattttttatctttctttcaaATTCATAGATGGAAAGTATTGATACTCCTCAACCCAAAATCTTAAAACCCATTGTTTGTGATATTATTTTCATACTCAAGTTTCTATTTTCTAATCATTATACAACTCAAATCGGATTcctaaacattttatttttgtttactttgaGAATATTTGACCTCTTCTTCACGTGCCTTTGTCGGTCTCTTCACGCAATATCATCCAAATCAGCCGAAAGTCGTCAACTTGATGGGATGATATTATTGACAATTAACTCCATTGACAATTTTTAGATCCATGTTCCAGAAACCATGTTTAATGGCCACTTGGTGGTCCCAATCAATTAATGTTCATGTATTTCATGAGAGAAGGAAAGTTGCAACCTGCAATGAACATCTAAGTAATCGCAATAACACTCAGTTTGAGTTCTTGATTCATTTCATTTCGATGTTATGGCGCGTTATGACGTTTTTCTGTGCTTTAGAGGGAAGGACACGCGCCACACCCTCACAGGTAACCTCTATGCTGCTTTGCAGCAGGCTAGATTCAGAACTTTCATGGATGATGACGAGTTGAAGGGTGCCGACCAAATTGCATATACGATCGTTTTGGAAGCATCCAGGATTTCGATCGTTGTTCTCTCCGAACACTTTGCGTTTTCCAGTTGGTGCCTTGATGAACTTGCTAACATCCTAGACTGCATGAACACAAAGAACCAAGCCGTTTTTCCAATCTTTTACGAAGTCGATCCGTTCTATGTAAGGCACCTGAAAGGTAGTTTTGGCGAGGCCATGGTTGCCCATGAAGCTAGATTCGGAAAGGACTCTGAGAAAGTAGAAAAATGGAGGTCAGCTTTGGCTCAAGTGGCCAACTTGTCGGGATGGTGttttggaagaggaagatgGTGTTTTGGAGAGGAGTGCGGGGAGGAGGAGCGGCGCGGCGGAGGGGAGTGTGGTGAGGACCTCGTCGCCGACTGAGACGGCGGAGGGTGGCGGGGCGGAATGCGGCGACGTTTTTGCGGATCCAGGAGGAGGCGGTGGCGTTGGAGGAACCGATTGCGAGGAGCTGGTTGTTGGGGACGCTGATGGTGACGTGGATGtcagccacttaacaccgttaatgtgtatttaacggagatgactacattgacacaaattttttctatgtttggattcaattgacacttttacaccacgtgaggacgacaatgaaacttttttaaaaatgaggatgaatttgacacaattcaactaaagtggggacaaaggaagcaattaaaccaaataaaaaataaacacaaaaacaaaaatcaaaatttaagcccatcaaattttaaaagcaGAGAATTTGCTAGGATTAGTTTTCTGCAACATAAAGCAGTATGCATAGTATCTCTCACTCAGCGACGCCTCCGGTTTTGCGGTGTAAAGTAAAAACAATAGAAACAacgaagaagaaaggaaaagaataaTTGCAATTTCAGTGATTTTATACCTTCATGTGCTCCGGGAAATGCTATTCATGCAACGAAGATGAATGCATATATCCTGCAACAGTGAatcaaattaaacttttataaaattctgAATCTGCACTGATTATTCCGTTAATTTACATCTCAAACCGCCGAGAGCCATCGAAACATTTCACCAATTTCATCCCCCAAACGGTTGGCTTCAGCATCGTAATCTCCACCCTCAACGACGTCGCTTCGGCGACTACTCCCAGTGAAGAACCTTCCAGAACTTCGAAACGACATCGTATTCGAAAGACGATCAACGTAATCCTTCAACCAGCCACTACTATTGTTACTTCCTCCACGCCCTACCTCAGCAGCCAAGCTCGGCAGAGAATCTGCCGCAGCCTCCACCGTAGCGCCGTCATGTTTCTCGCCAGAAACGCTTCTCTGGATAGCATAACCGAACGCAACCTCAATCTCAACCTCAGCCGCAGCCTCCTCGTCAATTAAATACTCGAACGCACCAACGGAATAGGACCTCCCGCGCGTTTCCTCGTCGGCCGCCGCTCCACGGCGGTCGCTGCTGCTGATGTTCCCTATCTCAAGCCGAAAGCTCTCGCCGCCGGCGACGGACGACGAGCGGAAGACCTTGGCGAGGTCAGACTCCGACGCGCTGACGGCGGATCGGCAGAGCGGACACGTGAGGTTCGATTGGAGCCACGTGTCGATGCATTCAGCGTGGAAAGCGTGGCAGCATAGAGGTAACAAACGGAGAAGGTCGTGTTGCTCGAACTTCGATAAGCACACAGCGCAGTCCTCGCCGCCACCGGATGCGGCGGAGCGTCTCGTCACGGAGGAGAAGGAGAACGCCGGTAGAGAGCCGACGATGGAAGGCGAAGCGGTGTCCGACGATATCGGATTCCCGGACGAGAATAATGAAGCGGATGAGGGAGAGATACGACGGAGGAAACGGTTACGGTAACGGAGAAGGAAATAAACAGCCAGCGAAACGGTAACGGCGAGGATGACGAGCGTTAGCGCGAGGAGAGTGATGTGTGATGGCGATGATAGGTGGTTGTTTGGTGGAGAAGTAGTGTGTGTGTATCCGACGACGTTAAGAGAAGAAACGGAATTGGAAGAAGCCATTGAGTGTTGCAGTTTGTGAGGAGGGACAATATTGGTGGCATGTGATGTGTTTCTGTTACGtgtttggttttgtttgtgttgtggaGAGTAAcgcagagagagagagagagagagagagagagagagagagagagagagagagagagagagagagagagagagagagagagagagagagagagagagagagagagagagagagagagagagagaaagaggaggtGTTGGTTGTGGTTGTAGTGGTAAAGTTGGTGAAGGGTGATGGCATTGGTGTGTGTGTTGTGGTTTGTGAGCAGGTTGTTTAAGAGGTTTGTGTTGTATTGGAGGCTTGGAGTCTTTGTCCTTTTCCCCAAAGTGGCCACATCCTATATTTGCTCATTTCCTTCTACCATATCATTGTTcctattttcttactttttcttcactttttcccCGCAGTTTGTTGTAACATTTAAAGCTTTTTATATCAttcattaaaacattaaattgtgCTTAGTTAAAAAGCTATACAGTGAAGTGCCTCtaaatgtttatgtttttttttcgtGGTTGAAATTAATCTGTTGCAAAGAAACAGTAATTGTGCGTGATATtgcaatatattatatatataataatatatatgtagaATAAAACCTAAACTTCCTTGGTACTTCTTCTAATCAAGTTATTATATTCGAGGTTAAATATAAGGTACAATTAAGATTAAGACTAATATATGTATTactataacaaataaatatacaataatatttccTGAGTTTTTTTTCagattataatttttcacttttcttttttagtgttataatgatttcttttttatgagATAAGTATAAAGTTtgtgaaatttaagaaaacatatataacatcctgtttaataatataaaattattaaataaaatattataaaatttatcatacaAAGCAAAtagtcaaaatatatataatattttacagtTATCTtgaaacaataattataataagagaatgtatatatattaagaaaccAAGCATAACTAAAATCTTtcaaaagattatatataaagaAGTTAACGTTGTTTAAAGCTTTTTAAAAACTCTTATACACAAAAATCACGAAAACTATACAACACTTTCACCACCTTTTTTTTAGAAGCGCATCATCATTTGCTTTTTCATTTGTTCATAATAACATGTAGTTACTGTAAAAGAgacaaacaaacacacaaaatgataagttaatgtaaaaaaaagttatctaaCATTAAATAAGTcattataaatacaatttaaGTATAAATAGACACAATGTAAGCATATGCATAAAAGTAAGATTATTCTAACCTCAATTATTCACATATATACATTGACATCGGATTCACTAGAGACGTACAATTTTGGTGGCTCTGCCATTGCCAATATGTTTCACCACACAAAGTTAATTTTGGACTTTAAGCCAAACAAAGCCCATAGACCAAGCTTCCTGCTACTTTTcaccacataacacattttACTCTTTTTGAATGTGAATAATTATTAGAATGTAAGATAATACATTCTTACTTGAAATCATACATCAATGTATACATTAAATGAatgcactagtgcaaaaatgacctttaacgtcaccccttAAACGTCGGATTACataatatccaacgtaaaaaattgaccggtggcattttcgtaaataagttggCCATGTAGATGTCAGTTAGTAGGAGGCCCGACGTCTAgaatattatagacgtcagtCCCCCACCTACCCGACGTCTATATtcctgacaggtaggtgaaaagtcattttttttcgccatatagacgtctgatcccgccatccccgacgtctataatattatagacgtctatATGActgacagggtaggtgaaaagttaaCCTAAACGTCGGGCACCCTCCTACCCGACGTCTAtactattatagacgtcggacccCTCAAGCACCTGACGTCTAGAGCCTGATATACTacaaaacgcgaacccgcgaggagttacgcTTACTGTTTATCGtcttcctcgcgttttctctctgcggcattgcatttccaggtgtGTTTTCTCTCtattggaccgtttaaatttacttttactccgattaaattactctttgatgaaatatctttcatttgaaccgatgaAAATTCGTTTTCGTTGCGTTTTGGTGTAGTTTCtggcgtgttcttgggcgacatttttgactctttttggcctacgttttaggtcgtgcactcctccatttccctccatTGCTTTTTTAATCTGCTAAAAAGGTTAGCTTATTTGTTGAAAActttttttgtatgcatgttattggcttttgtgtatgcatgttattggcttttgcgtatgcatgttattggtttttgcgtatgcatgtttttggcttttgggtatgcatgtgttattgacttttgaatatgcatgtgataaagtttagttgtgttattataattggcatgttagattataagtatcaaatcattgagttaaacttagttcccatttgaaatttaacacaaacgattaatcttttaatcgtttgtattaaattttgaattgttcgattggacagtttgggaaaattatttttcataatttgttataacatgtacgttggagtttatggataagattgataaattttcggttcagtatttgtgttgttctccggatacatatttgattgtggtcatccttgactactctcattttgTGTATTtcgaagaccaatgcgaaatgctgccgaaatcttatcaaatttattatgtagacttctttgcatgtgtcttagcaatttatgaaaaatagtttttctgaatgggtagggcctaaccttgtgagagttaaaaaattgaaactgatgaagtatgttacgaacatagtatggatcgaagctggataaatgaacgtcgcatcagtgaagaatatgagaagggtgtttcagtgttcttgcaatatgttcaacaaaatgcaaagtctgtgaacgggacatatttttgtccttgtgttcgttgtcttaatcaaatacggcaagacttaggcaatgtgtgtgaccatctattcatgtttggcataatgagaacttatactgtttggacttggcatggagaagtactggaccagcctaccacgtcacgaggaacgaattatgtggaagaatggatgagtgatcatttagaggactgataactttttggtaagtataccaaatcgttcaagtaatacaGTGAATTAAGTTAAGAGTATCGTTCTTCCAAGAGAATTTGAGTCACGTTATtcaactaaaattatttatcaagatcaATTATTGATGATAACATTTGTGATTTCAATTTGGAAATTAGCATGACATTAAcaacgtaaaaaaaattaagattgaaaaatacgATAAAAGATCATTGAAATTGGTCTTTGACTAACATTACAGTAAAATCCTAGACAACATACATTCTctgttcaagcattcacataagagtatcttggtttaattccttaaaacaagttctaaaattatctattgaattattaattccttaattaattcagcagataattttgcattagattcagatgttgagaatgaccaaaa
This Vigna angularis cultivar LongXiaoDou No.4 chromosome 4, ASM1680809v1, whole genome shotgun sequence DNA region includes the following protein-coding sequences:
- the LOC128196091 gene encoding disease resistance protein RPV1-like, encoding MARYDVFLCFRGKDTRHTLTGNLYAALQQARFRTFMDDDELKGADQIAYTIVLEASRISIVVLSEHFAFSSWCLDELANILDCMNTKNQAVFPIFYEVDPFYVRHLKGSFGEAMVAHEARFGKDSEKVEKWRSALAQVANLSGWCFGRGRWCFGEECGEEERRGGGECGEDLVAD
- the LOC108330980 gene encoding E3 ubiquitin-protein ligase ATL4; translation: MASSNSVSSLNVVGYTHTTSPPNNHLSSPSHITLLALTLVILAVTVSLAVYFLLRYRNRFLRRISPSSASLFSSGNPISSDTASPSIVGSLPAFSFSSVTRRSAASGGGEDCAVCLSKFEQHDLLRLLPLCCHAFHAECIDTWLQSNLTCPLCRSAVSASESDLAKVFRSSSVAGGESFRLEIGNISSSDRRGAAADEETRGRSYSVGAFEYLIDEEAAAEVEIEVAFGYAIQRSVSGEKHDGATVEAAADSLPSLAAEVGRGGSNNSSGWLKDYVDRLSNTMSFRSSGRFFTGSSRRSDVVEGGDYDAEANRLGDEIGEMFRWLSAV